The region caactgactttccattattgagctccataaggataTATTTTGTTGAAGGATCctctaaaacgccattcgcgttacacgactttcgacgccattgcaggctaagttaatgattctactgtgtcgaCCAGAGAAATCTttgcatttccactaccctctcaatCCTAAGAAAATGTGCGGAGAAGGCTCTATGcccaaagacaccacttaccagggaagtgacaggcaagacttttaccgacacggaaaataaaaataaaacggaaaaatCTACCAAATTTCtcactgggattgccatacggcaacccagtaacaagatGAAAGTTGCCAATCATTTATTGACTCTTTATTCTCGACATTCACAACAACAGATAGCGATGCGTCTTTCTCAAATTGGCCACAGTCATTGAAAGCATTCAGAATAGCTTCATTCAAGCACAAAACGCTACACCAACTATGGTAAAAAATGGTAACAACAACACTAGTCACGATACAAATAATTGCACATGAAATAGCGTTACAGCTCCAAATACAAATGAATTCAGTAAtagcagaaaacaaaaagccatgataatacaaatagacagaaaattcacctttttcagaaatttaactAAATGCATTCGGCTAGGCGTACATCTCTGCGACTCGATACCGCTAGCACTAACTTTGACATCACGAACTTTCTACTCTAGGCAACTTTCACAGTTCTATGCTTCTCTCATTTGGCAtttggttttaatgcagttcaTATCAGTGTAGTTCATATCatgattttcacatatttgctcatttagtacacatttgttctcaatatagctttctttcagtttgcggaCCAACCCGGGCCAAAACAATCGCTCAACCGCATCTTTTACTGTGGGTCTACGGCAAACGGCGTGTGCATAAGTGAGTAGTTTGAGCGTTCCGAGGAAGAACcttaatacaacaaaaagcaatatgGTCACAAACGACATACTGTCATGGGCTTCACACACAACTTGATCGCGCTAAAGAATGATATTTGGTATGATCACTCAATCATGTGATTGTGCCTGTCTTGTTATACTTATTATACTTaggatcgaaattctccaaTCACAATTAGTTATTTTAACAACCTGTTTCCTCAGAAGGACGTCTGTGAAgctgcccaatcaaaacacgacAACTTCGATCCTCTTAGTGGTATAAATtcacagaaaaaataaaatgtcaaGACCAGTAAATGATCACACAAACGAAGCCAatggcgagaaataatatttcaagagaatagcttaaaataaaatttgtgcgaaatctctctctttaagaaagttaaagaaatattgttgctttctaaagttaacaataacttcattgCATGTTACGCTACAGTGACTATACtaaaatctttttctgaccttAAAAACAATCGCTAgctgtaatcatttgccagaaagatCACGGCTACAAATGCCTGTCATCTTAATGCGCATTAAATTTCAACTCAtgaatgcaaattagttaagctcgaatattacacagCACAATAAATCACAATAGTTGAAAtgtctcacaaaaacctttccagcgtgaaatttattgaaactaacaacatatttgctactGGAGACAAACAAAACCTTTTCTATtccaattgcgtgcgtgcaaacgagaaacaatccgtctcacaatgcaaataaataaatttctcagttCAAGATTAAACTCTttcctaaagaaccttttccgaagcacaaaatagacaacaagcttgctttccaataattcttcactgtcacattttcaattatttttttacctgaaaactatACAGCTTGACtacaaattaaatgcaaattgccagacaaatgagatgccacttcggtaaacactgtgatacattcaagatGTTTGATTCCTTTTACACGCATACTGAATTTCCCACTTatgtcagtgttctacataccagcacagtttataaaataagattAAAAACAACGCACACTCATATCCGACTGCaactgttgtcgaagaccattcctcgtcgcttttaagatccagatatttattttccctgCCTGTTTCATTactccaattgacgttccattctacgtctcataaaggtatattttttccactaaaacgccattcgcgttacaatgactttcaacgccattgcaggtttaataattaaatgttctcctgtgttcACCAGGGAAATCTACACATTACCCCAGTCCCctcaaagctaacaaaatacgTACAAAAgactctatacacaaagacaccacttagcatgGGACTGATAGGCAAGACTTTTTccaacacgaaaaaaaaaaaaaaacacgaaatcaAACACAGAtcttgactgggtttgcctactggcaacccagtaagaATAACAAAACTATTTCTCAAAGATTGACGATACTATGCATAACCAGTCACTATAAAGGAAGTACTACACAAAACATTTCATACTTTTCTTCAGATGCCAGATATCAAAGTAGTGAGTGATGTTCTTCAAGACATTCTTCATATGACTTGCAATTTGAACATGTCGGTCAGATATATATGTCCTGATGACCACAGCACATCCAATGTGAAAATTCATGCATGTCTGGAACCCCAGAAATTCCATTCCAGGACTGCTTCCTGCCTGATTTCTCTGAAAATTAATGTAAAGTAAGGTTTAGTTATATTTGTTTACTTACTTATGACAAATTTTAGAAAATACACCTTCTGATATACTTATCTATgaaaatttataattaaattgTTCAATATACCTGAACAAGTGCAAAATGGATGATGCGAGGTAATGTGCAGCAGAAAACAGTGTAAGCACAGTATTTGGCACAGTGTCCCATGCTGTCATGGCACCCGTCGCCTGCTATGATAAGCCTTCCAAGATCATTGAGCTGTGACAGCAAATTTGCCTGGTACTCCTTCCAGAAAAGGTGGATTGGTAGGGAACAGTTTATTCTGCAACATGGATTCACAGAAGATAGgttctattaaaaaaaaaaaactaatataTTTGTAATAAATTATCTGTTATGAAAAGCTCAGGAAAGATAGTATCATAGGCAAATGggaaatttttatttctttagcCTTTTCAtattaatgaaatttcataCAGCTTTACTGAAGTAATTATGATGTATTTCTGATGTAATCATTATTTTTACAAAAagatgtgtggaaaatgatacATAATAGGAACAATGTTTTGCACAGGATTCAACATGGCTACAATTCTGGAATCCTGTGACCAACCCCACTTTTGGTGCTTATCTTCAAATAATACTGGAATAATGGAATACAGGAACATTAAGTTGAACTCACCCGTTGGTGGGTGAAGAATGTATTCAATGATATACACAACAAGCCCATATTCTGGAAGATCTGCTTTACTTTAGTGAAGGAACCACCTGCAAAGAGAGTGGCCATACATAGAAGAAAGTTGCCAGCAGCAGTCCTGGTGCCTGGCACAAGAGGGTGGCTGTTCCAGGTGTTATCGTTTCCGCAACTAGGATTGTTACAAGCTGTTTTTATAACAACCTCAGTTGCATTCTGTGTTGCTGTCACAGTAGGTTTAATATCTGACCTACAAAAGTGGCAGACCTGGAACAACAGCAGGAGTTTTGATAAAGACACTGTGTTTTGGCTCTGTCCTTAGGTTGTTGTGGTTTGAGAGAGGAATGCTGTATACAaagcaataaaataataatacagGTATAGTCAAGGTATATGTATTAGGAAAAAAAGTACagagtaccgtatttacccgcggATAGGCCGCACTTTTTTCCCAGAAAAATGGGACCGAAATTAGGGGTATGGCCTATACGCAGGTACAAGCGTTTTGACACCTCATTAATATGCAAGAATCTCACGGTCGTACACTCAATTGGTATTTTAATGTTGGCTTTCAATTGTTTCTGAATTACAACACATACAACTAAACACTAAGGCCATATCTTCGAACAATCTTGATTTTCTCTGCAGCAATGAGCGCATCAAGTTTTTTAACATGTCTCTTGTTCGAAGACGTCCAACACAGCTTGCACGGAATAGCCATTCCTCCTCGTGGGCCTTTAGAGTGCTTCCTTTTTCCAGTCACTTTGCAGGAAATTTCACCATCGTTTTCTATAAAATAGGCTGCAATTCTGCTGAATTCCAGAGGTAAATGTCCAACAATTTTCTTCCCATCGAGCTCATCGAAGCCAAGCTCTTCATAAACAGCCACTGCAAACTTGTCGTCTTCGTGTGACACTTCTCGATCAGTCAATAAGAGATCGCCGATTTTGGGTTTCCAACTGCTTCCATAAACGTGATAACCTCTGATTTCACTCTCCATTTCATAAGTGTAAGTAGCTCCACTCATTTCTGCTCTTTAATTGACAAAGTGTGgcttctaatggagaaaagttTTCACATTAGATTCAGACAATGCGACGTGACCTATGACATGGCGCCAGTCCTATGCACGTGCATGGCAATCTATGTAACCATAGTAACGCATGTTTTTTGTCCAATCATATCAAAGAGCATCAAACTTCAGTAAATGCCGTGTTTACATCATATCAAAGTAAGATCTGAAATCATTTCGGTGAAATCATGAAACCAAAAGGTTCTTCCAGGATATCGTATACAGCACGCTTTAAACTTACTGTTCTTACTTACGCTTTAGAGAAAGGAAATCGGCAGCGCGCCAGTTCCAAATTGACGAGAAGAACGTTCGAAGGTGGCGATCACAGCAAGAAAAATTGAAAGGTCTTCGTCGCGACCAGAGAGCGGCACGCTATTGCTCAGCCAAATTTCCAGAATTGGAGAAAGAACTGAAGGAATGGATTGACGAGAAGAGAAAGGCTGGTATTGGAATTTCCACCACAGTTATTCGTCTGAAAGCAAAATCGATGGCAAAAGCGAGAAACGTTGCTGAGAGTGAGTTTAAAGCTTCAGTACACTGGTGCCATCGCTTCATGGACCGACATGACTTCTCGATTCGCCGGAGAACAACAATTTCACAGAAACTTCCTGAGAACTTTGAGGACAAACTTCTCAAATTTCAACGTTTCATCGTTGCTGAACGAAAGAAGCACGGATATGACCTCTCATTGATCGGAAACGCGGACCAAACCCCGCTTACTTTTGACATGCCTGCAAATTCTACGGTGGACGCAAAAGGAACAAAATCAGTGTCGATCATGACAACTGGTCATGAAAAAGATCGTTTCACAGTGATGCTAGCCTGCCTAGGAGATGGAACAAAGCTTCCCCCCTATGTTGTGTTTAAGCgaaaaactttgccaaaagatTTGGTGCTGCCACGGGGTATCCTTGTTCGCGCTCAAGCCAAAGGGTGGATGGACGAATCACTTGTGAAAGACTGGCTGAACTCCGTCTGGTCCAAAGTTGGCGGGCTTCTACCACAAAGAAATCTCCTTGTGTGGGACTCTTTTAGAGCTCACTTAAGTGACAATGTTAAGCGGGCTTTAAAAAATTCACGCACAGATGTGGCCGTAATACTGGGCGGGATGACAAGTCTTTTACAACCTTTAGACGTCGGTGTCAACAAGCCCTTCAAAGACAATTTAAGACAATACTGGAACAAGTGGATGCTAGATGGAAACCACACATTCACACCAGCAGGCCGCATTCGAAAACCTGACCTTCGCCAGATTTGCCAGTGGATTTTAGAAAGCTGGAGTGCCATTTCGCCAGACATCATCAAACGTTCATTTCTCAAATGCTGCATCACGAACGCACTTGATGGTACTGAAGACGACATTCTCTGGGAAGAAATGGATGAAAGTGATCCGTTTGCTGACGATGATGGAATGGAGTCAATTGTAGACGAAGAAGGTGACCTATTCTACGCTGATGAAGATGAAGTTGCCGTCTTGGAAGTGAATGAACAAGAATACCGCGACATTTTTGGTGAAAGTGACGGTGATGAAAGTGATTTCAATGGATTTTAATTAAGGAAACTTTGTTGTGCAGCATTGATCAATCGGAAAGTATAACAGCTTTTACTTAGATATTTTGAAAGTTGTTAACACATTACATCTTGTTTACGATTTTGGCGAACGTGTTTAGGAGCGTTACGCTTCATTTTACTTGTGTTTGTATTTAAGGCGCAAAATCTTGtttcgaaaaaaaattgtttttaaatattCTGTATATAAAATGTTAGCGAAAAGAAGTTTCAGTTTATAGTTTGAATATTTTCAAGTTCATGTAAaaattattgtcaaaaataaatttgacttgATACGCATTAGCTGTTGTTGATTTCTAacttcactttatttcatccTGGTACTCGAcctcactattttttttttcccatgaaaACCATGGAAAGTTTGAGGTGCGGCCTATACGCGGGTGCGGCCTATccgcgggtaaatacggtaagctCCAACATAACCCACCAAATGGAACAACTTGTTTAGAAATTCCATTTTCAGAGGCAATATGTATGATATTAAACTGAAATTTGTAGGGCTGCACGATATCAATCACAAAGTATCACTATTCATCATGTATGTCTCAAAGTCCTCAGTGTTCCCAACAATTCAGTCCACATTTTAAACCTAAGTCAAATACCTGGGTAAACAGTCCTATTCATATACACATGTTTTTTTATGGTACATGTCTGGGTAAAATTAACTTCTAGTGAGTTTTTGAGGCAATACTTtaccttttgcctttttttttctgtaaaattaTCCTTGGTGTCTGTTTGTTCATCACTCTCACTAAACATGTCATCGCCACCAGTGGAAAATAGGTCTGGCTCCACTTCAATAGTGTCATTGTCTTCTTCATCTTCCTCATTATATTCCTGGTCGCCAGTGGTGGGGGCATCCTCGATATCTGCATTTGCAGAATTATTGATTAGATTAGATGCAATGTCTTCAGCCATCTTCAATTGGCTTTCTAGATCCTGAACTTAATGACTTAATGCATTCACTGAAACAAAAGTCAGAATGCAGTCATTGTGGTGGTTGTCCAATAACAAGAGCTCACTAAAGCATGCATAAAAATTTTGATATACAGCTCTCCCTCTGTTCAACATTTTTCATGTCCAGTGTTGAAGAAAACTGTGTGAGAATGTGGGAAATACTGTAAGTGATCAGACTGTTTGCTTAACCTAACCTTTACGtttaagttgtttattttttccttgacaCTTGCCAAGTGCCTCTTGTGAAGATTCAGACTGCCTCTTCAGCACATGAACTTCCCTTATCAGCAGATTATACGTTTGGTCTGCAAGTGTCTGCGATGATTCGTCCTAGGATGCACTAGAAAGATAAATTTAGTGAGAAACGTTAACATACATATTGTAAATTATGTTGAATTTTGTCTGTCATGCACTGAGGGAATCATTGAAATTCCAAGGAACTTGATAATAACTTGTCAGGCACCTAATACTGACCTGGAGACAATATAAAAGTGATTGGCGAACCCTTAACTCGAACCCTTTAGAATGTTTGATATAAAAATTCCACCGTTCCCCCAGTAATGCTGAgtgttttattaaaatttactTGTATTATATTTGCAAAGAATCAACTCTACTCTACACCTGAACCAAGGTGCCACCACTAAGCCAAGAAAGTAATCAATTGCGATTGTTTTCAGCCTCTGCGGCAGACTATACGGCTTATTTAGAGCAAAACAGGAGCTAAACAGGAGACGATCTTTACagtatgaaatgaaatgttcaaGTGAATCTAGCTTAAACTGGCCTGGATAATGCATTGCAGGTGGCACACATTAGTCACGTGTACAATAGCTGTAACTCAGTTGCGAAGGGGGGACTGGGTTCTACACAGGAAAGGAAATAGGTAGCTTTCAGCAATGTGTTGCTGATTGCGAGAAATATTGAACGACTGTCATTTTTATCGGACTCACGTGATAGCTCTGAGCCTGCTGAGCAATGTGTGTGAAGAACAGCTCGGCAGCTTCTATTCTTTCGCATGGGTAGGCATTGAGTATAGCACGTTGCGAGTTGACATGGCATTGTTGAAAGCGAGAGTGCAGGTGAATAAAACGCTGACTGAGCACATGCAACCCGCATGAAACCCTAACCAACGTAGAGCGCATTGTCTGCTGAACATGTGTGGCAAGTTTGAAGGTCGTAGCTTAAAAGGCTAAAACGTTGGGAAGGTTAGAAGTGGGTTAGGTAGCGTTTTTGCACAGCCAAAACGCCTCTAAAACATGGGTGTAGGGTAATGGTGATAGCTCGGCCAGCGAAAAAGCAGAGCGGACTTTTAGTAAAGGAGTGCTTAGGCAATGGTCCGAGGTGTGACGGAAAGAAATGTGAAGAGAATCGGTTAAAAGCCGAGTAAGATAGAGGCCTTGAAAGAAAGGCGAAGTGGCGTGTCAAATAGGGCGGCGGTATTGCGTAAGGGAGCTGGGTTCTAGATTGAAAAGCCAAAACACGGCGAA is a window of Montipora foliosa isolate CH-2021 chromosome 5, ASM3666993v2, whole genome shotgun sequence DNA encoding:
- the LOC138003689 gene encoding uncharacterized protein, whose translation is MNNGHWPTLCTTRPRINCSLPIHLFWKEYQANLLSQLNDLGRLIIAGDGCHDSMGHCAKYCAYTVFCCTLPRIIHFALVQRNQAGSSPGMEFLGFQTCMNFHIGCAVVIRTYISDRHVQIASHMKNVLKNITHYFDIWHLKKNYVEERFQFFLGLSKEQLQDAVQDLKAMTPEPMNSMLVDKQPRAPFHVTSYLTELCVFW